In the Acetobacterium sp. KB-1 genome, ATGAGCAACAACCATGGAACCACATCGTTTAAAGGGCACATCCAGATCCTCACAAACCTGATCGTACATAAGATTTCCAGCGGCGTTGAATTTTCCTTTCAATTTATGGGCCGGGGCATCAAAACCGGCATGAACAATGGCAGAATTGGCCATTGTAATCTGATTTCCGACATCATTTTCTCCATCTAATAAAACAATGTCCAGTTTGTATCGGGTCAATTCCCGAGCAATGTAGGAACCGGCAATACCAGCTCCAATAATGGCGATATCATACATAATATATTCCTCCTAAGAATAATAAAAAATTAAAAGCCATACAATTTTCTTAAATAAGGGTTCATTTAAGAAAACAGTATGGCTCTCCGTTGCCTTGTATTTTATTTTTGCTTATTCGTTCTGGAGCAATCGCTGCTCTTCCCGAATAAGTTCTATTTTATCCCACAAAGGCTTGTGAGATGTACTGGCTGATAATGCGCCAGCAGCAAGACACGAACGAACTTCTTCCTCTGTCTCTATGAATCCCCCGGTAACAATTGGAATATCGAGTTCCTTTTTTACAGCTGTAATCAGCTTTGGAACCAGGCCAGGTAAAATTTCGATGGCATCAGGCTTAATTTTCTTTGCCGATGTAATTGAAATATCCATGGCAGAAGAATCCAGTAGAAATAAACGCTGAACAGTCATCAGACCTTCCTGCTTTGCCCGAGTGATAATATTGTTTTTCGTGGTAATAATTCCCGTTGGCTTAATCTCATCTTTTAGATACTTAATAAAATAATTATCCTGTGAATAACCTTTAATAAGATCCAAATGGGTAAACACGTGTTTACCTGATTTAGTACAAAGCTCCACCATTTTTTTAAGATTATAGACATTGCCGGTCAGTAAAAAGATGATCTGCGATTTCGAATGAATGGCATCATAAATATCTTTCGGATTACGAACAGCGACAATAATGGGGTTGTCTTGAAACATGAGAAGACATTTTCTCGTCGACATAAAACTCCTCCCGGTTGGATCGTATTTGCAAATTCATTATAACACAATCACAAAAATAGGAAAGAGTAAAATCTAAATTGCCGGGGTGTGGTTAAACACCCCAACAATTTATTGATTAATGAATTGTTAATGTAGTTAGATTATTCGGCGTCTTCCCAGCCTTTAGCAGTTTCAACAGCTTTTAACCAGCCAGCATATAATTTAGCACGAACATCAGCATCCATGGCAGGCTTAAATGAACGGTCCAGTTTCCAGGCAGCAGTTACATCCGCTTTACCATCCCAGAATTTAACAGCCAAACCAGCCAGGTAAGCAGCACCCATAGCAGTGGTTTCAACGATTGAAGGACGATCAACAGGAACGCCTAAAATATCAGCTTGGAATTGCATCAAGAAATCGTTAGCGCAAGCGCCGCCATCAACTTTTAATGCCGCCAATTTGATGTTTGAGTCTTTTTCCATCGCATCCAGAACATCTTTTGTCTGATAAGCGAGGGATTCAACAGTAGCACGGATTAAATGAGCTTTGTTGGCACCACGAGTTAATCCTAAGATAGCACCACGAGCATACATATCCCAATGCGGAGCACCCAGTCCAACAAAAGCAGGAACCATATAAACACCATTGGTGTCAGCAACTTTATTACAATAGTATTCGCTATCAGGTGAAGAATCAACCAGTCGAACTTCGTCTCTTAGCCATTGGATCGCAGCACCGGCAACGAAGATTGAACCTTCTAAGGCATAATCAACTTCGCCATCTAAGCCCCAGCCAATGGTCGTAATCAAACCACTGTTCGATTTAACGGGTTTATCACCAGTGTTCATCAGCATAAAGCAACCGGTTCCATAAGTATTTTTAGCCATACCAGGTTCGAAGCAAGCTTGTCCGAAGAGAGCAGCTTGTTGGTCACCAGCAGCACCGGCAATGGGAATTTCTGTTCCGTAAAGAGAAGTTGTTCCGTAAACATCTGAAGATGGTCGAACTTCTGGTAACATAGAAGCTGGGATATCCAGTTCTTTTAACATTTTTTCATCCCATTTAAGGGTTTTAATATTAAATGCCATCGTGCG is a window encoding:
- the glpK gene encoding glycerol kinase GlpK, giving the protein MKKYILSLDAGTTSSRAILFNHDSEIVSVAQKEFTQIYPKAGWVEHDAMEIWATQSGVVTEALSKIGATAEDIAAIGITNQRETTVVWDRKTGEPIYNAIVWQCRRTASFCDELKARGLEDYVRENTGLVIDAYFSGTKINWILNNVPGARERAEKGELAFGTIDTWLIWKLTDGKVHVTDYSNASRTMAFNIKTLKWDEKMLKELDIPASMLPEVRPSSDVYGTTSLYGTEIPIAGAAGDQQAALFGQACFEPGMAKNTYGTGCFMLMNTGDKPVKSNSGLITTIGWGLDGEVDYALEGSIFVAGAAIQWLRDEVRLVDSSPDSEYYCNKVADTNGVYMVPAFVGLGAPHWDMYARGAILGLTRGANKAHLIRATVESLAYQTKDVLDAMEKDSNIKLAALKVDGGACANDFLMQFQADILGVPVDRPSIVETTAMGAAYLAGLAVKFWDGKADVTAAWKLDRSFKPAMDADVRAKLYAGWLKAVETAKGWEDAE
- a CDS encoding glycerol-3-phosphate responsive antiterminator, which gives rise to MSTRKCLLMFQDNPIIVAVRNPKDIYDAIHSKSQIIFLLTGNVYNLKKMVELCTKSGKHVFTHLDLIKGYSQDNYFIKYLKDEIKPTGIITTKNNIITRAKQEGLMTVQRLFLLDSSAMDISITSAKKIKPDAIEILPGLVPKLITAVKKELDIPIVTGGFIETEEEVRSCLAAGALSASTSHKPLWDKIELIREEQRLLQNE